The Candidatus Dependentiae bacterium genome includes a window with the following:
- a CDS encoding ATP-dependent RecD-like DNA helicase — protein MNEQQELEELLGTVERFVYQHPQTGFSVAVVQTKQRSTLVTGYLSSTHVGQQLIMQGKWVTHPKFGRQFEVSSHVAQMPTSLLGITKYLSSGLIKGIGPVYATKLVEKFGDKVLEIIEHHPKQLEQVEGIGPKRAEIIANAWQSQKEISALMIFLQEKDVSPAYAAKIYKKYGQTAMAVLKENPYRLAEDIWGIGFKTADKIAQQLGCAPDSLSRIKAGIAHLLSTATSSGSIYCELNALKDQTYELLELKKEEHEHLIKSALHDLYESQKIKLISHEEKHFITLSSYYFTEFGIATSIKVLLEHPSLHQFDLHAIYQSLLTPDKRGIMLNEDQQKAIMAVLQSKVTIITGGPGTGKTTLIKKLLEILDSQRITYRLAAPTGRAAKRMMEGTGRHAMTLHRMLEFDASTMKFVHNEKNAIKTDFIIVDEASMLDIFLASAVLKALPHTAHLILIGDIDQLPSVGAGNVLNDLISSQKVSTIRLTHIFRQAQDSLIITNAHRVNNGEFPVSNLPDSKKDFIFIKEDKAENLFAHLNAIYEKTLPRYGFKPENSMVLVPMNRGIAGTFTLNSQLQTLFNPEIKDQAQSSGTTFKVDDRVMQIRNNYDKNIFNGDIGTVTEINSTDQQLTVLFGDRSVIYELNELDELVLAYAISIHKSQGSEYDVAIIPIFMHHFVLLQRNLIYTAITRAKRLCIMVGQPKAIAMGIKNSKGVNRITFLQHYLTSTLTCRS, from the coding sequence ATGAACGAACAACAAGAACTGGAAGAATTATTAGGAACGGTCGAGCGGTTTGTTTACCAACACCCCCAGACCGGATTTTCTGTTGCTGTTGTTCAAACCAAGCAACGATCAACACTTGTAACAGGTTATTTATCTTCGACTCACGTCGGCCAACAACTCATTATGCAGGGAAAATGGGTTACGCATCCAAAATTTGGTCGTCAATTTGAAGTAAGTTCTCATGTTGCTCAAATGCCAACATCGCTTCTTGGAATAACTAAATATTTAAGTTCAGGATTGATCAAAGGTATTGGCCCGGTTTATGCAACTAAACTCGTAGAAAAATTTGGGGATAAAGTTCTCGAAATTATAGAGCACCACCCCAAACAGCTTGAACAAGTTGAAGGAATTGGCCCAAAACGCGCAGAGATTATTGCAAACGCCTGGCAAAGCCAAAAAGAAATATCTGCACTCATGATTTTTCTGCAGGAAAAAGATGTTTCACCGGCATATGCTGCAAAAATTTATAAAAAATACGGCCAAACAGCAATGGCGGTCCTTAAAGAAAATCCCTATCGCCTTGCTGAAGATATTTGGGGCATTGGTTTTAAAACCGCTGATAAAATTGCTCAACAGCTTGGCTGCGCTCCCGATTCACTTTCGCGTATTAAAGCAGGAATTGCGCATCTTCTTTCGACTGCAACTTCAAGCGGCTCTATTTACTGCGAATTAAATGCACTTAAAGATCAAACTTATGAGCTGCTTGAGCTAAAAAAAGAAGAACACGAACATCTGATTAAATCTGCGCTGCATGATCTTTATGAATCGCAAAAAATAAAACTCATCTCTCATGAAGAAAAACATTTTATTACGCTCAGTTCTTATTATTTTACCGAATTTGGTATCGCGACGAGCATAAAAGTATTGCTCGAACATCCATCACTCCACCAGTTTGATTTACACGCAATTTATCAGTCGCTCTTAACGCCCGATAAACGCGGCATTATGCTCAACGAAGATCAACAAAAAGCGATCATGGCGGTACTACAATCAAAAGTGACGATTATCACCGGCGGGCCGGGAACGGGTAAAACCACTCTCATTAAAAAACTTCTTGAGATTCTTGATAGTCAACGGATCACTTATCGCCTTGCTGCTCCAACTGGGCGCGCTGCCAAGCGGATGATGGAAGGAACTGGCCGCCATGCAATGACGCTCCATCGCATGCTTGAATTTGATGCGAGCACGATGAAATTTGTACACAATGAAAAGAACGCGATAAAAACCGATTTTATTATTGTTGATGAAGCTTCGATGCTCGATATCTTTTTGGCGTCTGCAGTACTTAAAGCACTTCCGCACACTGCACACTTAATATTAATTGGCGATATTGATCAATTGCCATCGGTCGGTGCTGGAAACGTTCTTAACGATCTCATTAGCAGCCAAAAAGTCTCCACGATTAGATTGACTCATATTTTCCGGCAAGCGCAAGATAGCCTTATTATTACAAACGCTCACCGCGTCAACAATGGCGAATTTCCTGTTTCAAATCTGCCCGATAGTAAAAAAGATTTTATATTTATTAAAGAAGATAAAGCCGAAAATCTTTTTGCACATCTTAACGCGATTTATGAAAAAACATTACCCAGATACGGATTTAAGCCAGAAAACTCAATGGTACTTGTTCCAATGAACCGAGGGATAGCTGGTACGTTCACCCTCAATTCTCAATTGCAAACACTTTTTAATCCCGAGATTAAAGATCAAGCACAAAGCAGCGGCACTACCTTTAAAGTTGATGACCGCGTCATGCAGATTCGTAATAATTATGATAAAAACATTTTTAATGGCGATATTGGCACAGTTACCGAAATAAATAGTACAGATCAGCAGCTCACCGTGCTTTTTGGCGATCGCAGTGTCATTTACGAATTGAATGAACTTGATGAACTGGTACTTGCGTACGCAATTTCGATTCATAAAAGCCAAGGTTCAGAATACGATGTTGCGATTATTCCAATTTTCATGCATCATTTTGTCTTGCTACAACGAAATTTAATTTATACCGCGATCACACGCGCGAAAAGATTATGCATCATGGTTGGTCAGCCAAAAGCGATTGCCATGGGAATAAAAAATAGCAAAGGTGTAAATCGTATAACTTTTTTACAGCATTATTTAACCAGCACACTAACATGCCGTTCATGA
- a CDS encoding deoxynucleoside kinase, with protein sequence MSELHKNPRVVSLEGNIGAGKSTFLKLVERALLVQAIFEPHAKWQQVGGTENLLERFYADGQRWAYTFQTYAFVTRVMEQEAHARKSRYPVQVLERSVFSDRYCFAKNAFEQGLMNALEWKLYQEWFSWLVDGYVAQPAGFIYLRTTPEVCYERLKKRNRSEERNVSLDYLRTIHEKHEQWLIERLDISAIEQNVPLLVLSVDKDFEHDRQEQLRLMKSIAEFFGIDFRNIDRAEFAQETASL encoded by the coding sequence ATGAGCGAATTACATAAAAATCCTCGCGTTGTTTCCCTTGAAGGCAATATAGGCGCAGGTAAATCAACTTTTTTAAAACTTGTTGAGCGTGCATTGTTGGTTCAAGCGATATTTGAACCGCACGCTAAATGGCAACAGGTTGGTGGAACTGAGAACTTGTTAGAACGTTTTTATGCCGACGGTCAGCGTTGGGCATATACTTTTCAAACATATGCTTTTGTAACGCGCGTTATGGAGCAGGAAGCTCATGCTCGTAAAAGCAGATATCCTGTGCAAGTACTCGAGCGTTCTGTGTTTTCTGATCGGTATTGTTTTGCAAAAAATGCTTTTGAACAAGGGCTCATGAACGCACTTGAGTGGAAATTGTATCAAGAATGGTTTTCCTGGCTTGTCGATGGCTATGTTGCGCAACCTGCGGGATTTATTTATTTGCGTACAACCCCAGAAGTGTGTTACGAGCGTCTCAAGAAACGAAATCGTTCAGAAGAGCGAAATGTTTCTCTCGATTATTTGCGTACAATTCACGAAAAGCATGAACAATGGTTGATCGAGCGCCTGGATATTTCGGCAATCGAGCAGAATGTGCCATTGCTTGTTCTTTCTGTGGATAAAGATTTTGAGCATGATAGGCAAGAACAACTAAGATTGATGAAATCAATTGCAGAATTTTTTGGTATCGATTTTAGGAATATCGATCGTGCAGAATTTGCGCAAGAAACAGCGTCATTGTAA
- a CDS encoding ATP synthase F0 subunit C, producing the protein MNVGIEGIYIAKAAAFIGAALAMGIGTIAPAYGQGLVGAKACENIGKFPESAKDIRGALVMALGIIESSAVYALLVAGGLIFVGYSL; encoded by the coding sequence ATGAACGTCGGTATCGAGGGAATCTACATAGCAAAAGCTGCGGCATTTATTGGTGCGGCGCTTGCAATGGGTATTGGCACAATAGCTCCGGCATATGGCCAGGGACTTGTTGGTGCAAAAGCATGCGAAAATATTGGAAAATTTCCAGAAAGTGCAAAAGATATTCGGGGTGCTCTTGTTATGGCACTCGGCATTATTGAGTCATCAGCTGTTTATGCGTTATTGGTAGCTGGTGGTTTAATTTTTGTGGGATACAGTCTTTAA
- the atpH gene encoding ATP synthase F1 subunit delta: MNKDYVPLARKYAIAYLNAFGNTLNQKAVSEIALIGDFFEHNRSVLFFLKLPAKFNRVKVHIIKRLREQLPMSEHLTKLIDLLLSQQRLFMLPTVCASIKEVFDEKNGIIHARLESSHPLDEKQIAILKNYFEQLTGTKIEAQPVVKPSLIAGVRLQADTVLWEYSVAKQLRNAERLLSNGD; the protein is encoded by the coding sequence ATGAATAAAGATTATGTTCCATTAGCACGGAAATATGCGATCGCGTATCTGAATGCTTTTGGTAATACGCTTAATCAAAAAGCAGTGAGTGAGATTGCATTGATTGGCGACTTTTTTGAACATAATCGTTCAGTTCTCTTTTTTTTGAAGTTGCCCGCAAAATTTAACCGCGTTAAGGTGCATATTATTAAACGATTGCGTGAACAATTGCCGATGAGCGAGCATCTTACAAAGCTTATCGATCTTCTGCTTTCGCAACAGCGACTTTTTATGCTGCCAACTGTTTGCGCGAGCATAAAAGAAGTTTTTGACGAAAAAAATGGGATTATTCATGCGCGACTTGAAAGTTCGCATCCACTTGATGAAAAACAAATCGCTATTCTTAAAAATTATTTTGAGCAATTAACAGGAACAAAAATCGAAGCCCAGCCGGTAGTAAAACCTTCGCTCATTGCGGGAGTTCGGCTTCAAGCCGATACGGTTCTTTGGGAATATTCGGTTGCAAAGCAGTTACGGAATGCAGAAAGGCTATTAAGCAATGGAGATTAA
- a CDS encoding F0F1 ATP synthase subunit alpha codes for MEIKSSDLISLFEKALNNIDQAQLEEIGVVIQVGDSMCKVHGLRNAVLGELVTFEGGNRGIIFNLDEDYVSIFLFDAAIAVDELEVVKRTGSVFKVPVGNSLLGRVIDAVGKPIDGLGAINIEEARSIEAEAPGIIERSPINQSLETGIMAIDALIPIGRGQRELIIGNRNTGKTAVVLDTIVHQKDKNVLCVYVSIGQRQANLARFIKTLEEHGALEYTVVVSADSSDTVLRQYVAPYVGCSIAEYFRDQGRDVLVVYDDLSNHAIAYREMSLLLRRSPGREAYPGDVFYLHSRLLERAGKLEKGGSITALPVVQIQSDDITAYIPTNLISITDGQIFLDTHLFNQGVRPAVNVELSVSRVGGAAQTKAIKKMTRALRLELAQYHELLDFAQFGTELDPVAQKRLNRGALAVELLKQPQFAGYSFVDQSLMLFLLKENFLDALPIRDVQTYAQQFVSYVKSIYQETYETIFKTQDVSEETQNKLVEIAREFTKIFIPKA; via the coding sequence ATGGAGATTAAGAGCTCTGATCTTATTTCCTTATTTGAAAAAGCGTTAAACAATATTGATCAAGCACAACTTGAAGAGATTGGTGTCGTTATTCAAGTGGGCGATTCAATGTGCAAAGTGCATGGGTTGCGTAACGCAGTTTTGGGTGAGCTCGTCACTTTTGAAGGCGGTAATCGCGGGATTATATTTAATTTAGATGAAGATTACGTTTCGATTTTTCTTTTTGATGCTGCAATTGCGGTCGATGAACTCGAAGTGGTAAAACGAACCGGCAGTGTTTTCAAAGTTCCAGTCGGAAATAGTTTACTCGGCCGTGTTATCGATGCGGTAGGAAAACCGATAGATGGACTCGGGGCAATAAACATTGAAGAAGCAAGATCGATCGAAGCAGAAGCTCCGGGCATTATTGAACGCAGTCCTATTAATCAATCGCTAGAGACTGGCATCATGGCAATCGATGCACTAATTCCAATTGGCAGAGGCCAGCGCGAACTGATTATTGGTAATCGCAATACTGGAAAAACTGCAGTTGTTCTTGATACTATCGTGCATCAAAAAGATAAAAATGTTTTGTGCGTCTATGTTTCTATTGGTCAGCGACAAGCAAACTTGGCTCGCTTTATAAAAACACTTGAAGAGCATGGTGCGCTTGAATACACCGTTGTCGTAAGTGCTGATTCCAGTGATACGGTGCTTCGCCAATATGTTGCTCCGTATGTAGGATGTTCAATCGCAGAATATTTCCGCGATCAAGGCAGAGATGTTTTGGTGGTGTACGATGATTTGAGTAATCATGCGATTGCGTATCGCGAAATGTCGCTCCTTTTGCGCAGATCTCCGGGCCGCGAAGCATATCCTGGCGACGTTTTTTATTTACATTCTCGTTTACTTGAGCGTGCTGGAAAATTAGAAAAAGGCGGATCGATCACAGCGCTTCCCGTAGTGCAAATTCAAAGCGATGATATCACTGCGTACATTCCAACTAATTTAATTTCGATTACTGATGGGCAAATTTTCTTAGATACGCATCTTTTCAATCAGGGTGTTCGCCCGGCAGTTAACGTTGAACTGTCGGTTTCTCGCGTTGGTGGTGCAGCGCAAACAAAAGCAATTAAGAAAATGACGCGCGCATTGCGCCTTGAATTGGCTCAGTATCATGAGCTTCTTGATTTTGCGCAGTTTGGAACCGAGCTTGATCCGGTTGCGCAAAAGCGATTAAACCGTGGTGCGTTAGCAGTGGAACTTCTCAAGCAGCCGCAGTTTGCTGGCTATAGTTTTGTCGATCAATCGCTCATGCTTTTCTTGCTGAAAGAAAATTTCTTGGATGCATTACCGATTAGAGACGTGCAAACCTATGCACAGCAATTTGTAAGTTATGTAAAATCGATTTATCAAGAAACATACGAAACGATTTTTAAGACTCAGGATGTTTCAGAAGAAACGCAAAATAAGCTTGTAGAAATTGCTCGAGAATTTACCAAGATTTTCATACCAAAAGCATAA
- a CDS encoding DUF2945 domain-containing protein, with protein sequence MSKDFKVGDLVEWNSEAGRVRGKIKKKITSEISFKGYTVHASKEEPQYLIKSTKTDHLAMHKGSALKKIPKTK encoded by the coding sequence ATGTCTAAAGATTTTAAAGTTGGAGATCTTGTAGAATGGAACTCAGAAGCAGGGCGAGTACGCGGTAAAATCAAAAAAAAGATTACATCTGAAATTAGCTTTAAAGGATATACGGTTCATGCCTCAAAAGAGGAACCGCAATATTTGATAAAAAGCACAAAAACAGACCATTTAGCGATGCATAAAGGATCTGCTCTGAAAAAGATACCTAAAACAAAATGA
- a CDS encoding DUF488 domain-containing protein, with amino-acid sequence MNKVLRIFTVGHSTRSIEDFLALLKHYHVTELVDIRTIPKSRHNPQFNGPELAHVLRNHRIGYRHQKNLGGLRHTHSDSINMAWRNVSFRGFADYMQTAEFKDGIRELIDVAHEKTVAIMCGEAVPWRCHRSLVGDALLVRGIEVEDIYSITSIKPHTLTPWAMVQGTTITYPAIDGTTVS; translated from the coding sequence ATGAACAAAGTGTTGCGTATTTTTACAGTAGGACATTCAACTCGGTCAATAGAAGATTTTTTAGCACTACTTAAACATTATCATGTTACCGAACTTGTTGATATTCGCACAATACCAAAATCACGCCACAATCCACAGTTTAATGGCCCAGAATTAGCCCATGTTTTAAGAAACCATCGTATTGGTTACCGACATCAAAAAAACCTAGGCGGCTTACGGCATACGCACTCCGATTCGATCAATATGGCCTGGCGTAATGTTTCATTCCGCGGATTCGCAGATTATATGCAAACAGCAGAATTTAAAGATGGCATAAGAGAACTTATTGACGTTGCGCATGAAAAAACGGTAGCTATTATGTGTGGTGAAGCTGTTCCTTGGCGATGTCACAGATCTTTAGTTGGAGATGCCTTGTTAGTGCGAGGAATCGAAGTTGAAGATATTTATAGCATAACATCAATTAAACCTCACACATTAACCCCTTGGGCAATGGTACAGGGGACAACTATAACCTATCCAGCTATAGATGGTACAACAGTATCATAA
- a CDS encoding DUF305 domain-containing protein, giving the protein MRYFKLVLRSLLSFISMYILLYLTVDSYSNTFMNLNQFYMASVLTLSIIIIELLLMGSSYPNKKLNNLILFPSGIIFILLIIFARKQVGINDEQFLRSMIPHHAIAVLMCQHSHLKDPDIQKICKNISAMQLSEIDVMKSKLKTLEK; this is encoded by the coding sequence ATGAGATATTTTAAATTGGTTCTTAGGTCACTATTATCGTTCATATCAATGTACATACTTTTGTATCTAACGGTTGATAGTTATTCAAATACTTTTATGAATCTAAATCAATTTTATATGGCAAGCGTATTAACACTATCCATTATAATAATCGAACTATTATTAATGGGATCATCTTACCCAAATAAAAAACTGAATAATTTAATCTTATTTCCCAGTGGTATTATATTTATTTTACTAATAATCTTCGCTAGAAAACAGGTTGGCATAAATGATGAACAATTTTTAAGATCCATGATTCCTCATCATGCAATCGCTGTTCTAATGTGCCAACATTCTCATCTTAAAGACCCCGATATACAAAAAATCTGTAAAAATATCAGTGCAATGCAATTATCAGAAATTGATGTAATGAAATCAAAATTAAAAACTTTGGAAAAATAA
- the ung gene encoding uracil-DNA glycosylase, with amino-acid sequence MSARQKHFFSALPPSWQKPLEEVCHKPEIDALIGYLQEREKAGATIYPAKQNIFAALKATPFDKVSVVIIGQDPYHGPGQAHGLSFSVPPGIAIPPSLRNIFKELASDLGIAVPQNGTLTGWAKQGVLLLNAILTVEAGTPAAHANKGWEIFTDAIMEQLLKRKHPTVFMLWGSYAQKKMQHLHIHEDSSRHLILKSAHPSPLSVTGFLGCKHFSKANSFLKKHHLPEINWAESS; translated from the coding sequence ATGAGCGCAAGACAAAAACATTTTTTTTCCGCCCTGCCACCATCGTGGCAAAAACCGTTGGAAGAAGTTTGCCACAAACCAGAAATCGATGCATTAATAGGTTATTTGCAAGAACGGGAAAAAGCGGGCGCGACTATTTATCCTGCAAAACAAAATATCTTTGCAGCATTGAAAGCAACACCTTTTGATAAAGTAAGTGTGGTGATTATTGGGCAGGATCCCTATCACGGCCCGGGCCAAGCGCACGGATTAAGTTTCAGCGTGCCACCAGGAATTGCAATCCCTCCATCGCTGCGAAACATATTTAAAGAGCTCGCCAGTGATCTTGGCATCGCTGTGCCACAAAATGGCACATTAACCGGCTGGGCAAAACAAGGAGTTTTGCTCCTTAATGCTATTTTAACGGTTGAAGCAGGAACACCCGCAGCTCATGCAAATAAAGGTTGGGAGATTTTCACCGATGCGATTATGGAGCAACTTCTCAAGCGGAAACACCCGACTGTTTTTATGCTTTGGGGCTCGTACGCACAAAAGAAAATGCAACATTTGCATATACACGAAGATTCATCTCGACATTTAATTCTAAAATCTGCACATCCCTCACCTTTATCCGTGACCGGATTTTTGGGCTGCAAACATTTTTCAAAAGCGAATTCCTTTCTAAAAAAACATCATTTGCCTGAAATTAATTGGGCGGAATCTTCTTAA
- a CDS encoding ATP-binding cassette domain-containing protein, with the protein MIEIKNLRKVYLSGTAQVKAVDGIDLSVHKGEIFGFLGPNGAGKTTTMRILTTLLKPTSGTVHVAGFDLGAEPDMVRKSIGYVSQTGGLERSATARENLVLQARLYGMSKTEAQARAAELINSLGIAAFADRLVETYSGGQRRRADIALGMVHKPKLLFLDEPTIALDPQSRAQIWEEIKKLKTHGTTIFFTTHYLDEADIYCDRIAIVDNGKIVALGTPESLKHEIAPGKKATLDEVFLEKTGHSFKQDN; encoded by the coding sequence ATGATAGAAATAAAAAATTTAAGAAAAGTTTACCTTTCCGGTACTGCGCAAGTAAAAGCGGTCGATGGGATAGATCTTTCTGTTCATAAGGGCGAAATTTTCGGGTTTCTGGGGCCAAATGGTGCGGGCAAAACCACCACCATGCGAATACTCACCACCTTATTAAAACCGACATCTGGTACCGTTCACGTTGCCGGCTTTGATCTTGGTGCTGAGCCCGATATGGTGCGCAAGAGTATTGGTTATGTGAGTCAAACAGGCGGTTTGGAACGCAGTGCAACGGCCAGAGAAAACTTGGTTTTACAAGCACGTCTTTACGGCATGAGCAAAACTGAGGCGCAAGCGCGTGCAGCGGAACTTATTAATTCTTTGGGAATTGCAGCTTTTGCAGATCGGCTTGTAGAAACCTATTCTGGCGGCCAACGCCGCAGAGCCGATATTGCGCTCGGCATGGTTCATAAACCTAAACTTCTTTTTCTGGATGAACCAACCATAGCACTTGATCCTCAGAGCCGTGCGCAAATCTGGGAAGAAATTAAAAAACTCAAAACACATGGCACTACGATATTTTTCACCACGCATTATCTTGATGAAGCGGATATTTACTGCGATCGTATCGCCATTGTGGATAATGGTAAGATCGTCGCTCTTGGCACGCCTGAATCACTCAAACATGAGATTGCTCCAGGTAAGAAAGCTACGTTGGACGAAGTTTTTCTAGAAAAAACAGGCCACAGTTTTAAACAAGATAATTAA
- a CDS encoding ABC transporter permease produces MMKLFNDTSLIFFRSMQTTLRNPVWIIFGLFQPLCFLLLFAPLLEKLTSNPAFGSSNSLTVFTPGLLIMIALYGTSFVGFALIDDIRSGVIERFRVTPINRKALILGRVLRDLCVLAVQATFLLVLAWLLGLSASLFGVLISYGLVLLVGFTMSTASYCAALMLQSEDALAPAINFFLLPIQLLAGITLPLTLAPLWLQRVAFFNPFAHAVSAARSLFMGDYLNETVALGFVSMILIAALAFYGASRLLKKTAS; encoded by the coding sequence ATGATGAAATTATTTAACGATACCTCACTCATTTTTTTTCGCAGTATGCAAACCACTTTGCGTAATCCGGTGTGGATCATTTTTGGTCTTTTCCAGCCGCTATGCTTTCTGCTTTTATTTGCTCCGTTGCTTGAGAAACTTACAAGTAATCCGGCATTTGGCAGCTCAAATTCACTAACTGTTTTTACTCCCGGCCTTTTGATCATGATCGCGCTTTATGGTACCTCGTTTGTTGGCTTTGCGCTTATTGATGATATTAGATCTGGGGTTATTGAGCGCTTCCGCGTAACGCCCATTAATAGAAAAGCACTCATTTTGGGGCGCGTTTTGCGAGATTTGTGCGTTCTTGCAGTGCAAGCGACATTTCTTCTAGTATTAGCATGGCTTCTTGGCTTATCGGCGTCACTTTTTGGTGTATTGATTTCGTACGGGTTAGTTTTGCTTGTCGGATTTACTATGTCCACTGCATCATATTGCGCAGCACTTATGCTGCAAAGTGAAGATGCGCTTGCGCCAGCGATTAATTTCTTTTTGTTACCGATTCAACTGCTTGCGGGTATTACACTTCCGCTTACGTTAGCGCCTCTTTGGCTTCAGCGAGTCGCGTTCTTTAACCCGTTCGCTCATGCAGTTTCAGCTGCGCGATCACTGTTTATGGGTGATTATTTAAATGAAACAGTCGCATTAGGGTTTGTAAGTATGATTCTTATTGCCGCATTGGCTTTTTACGGTGCATCACGCTTGTTGAAAAAGACCGCTTCATAA
- a CDS encoding MepB family protein — translation MPSDLLGAQEVAYLPCGLFLKNFEREQESQEYDASRFKINDKIIQFRSAKITPTKIGQFVTFWKRIGNGPIIPFDLADPVDIFVVSVRFGELLGQFAFPKTVLHQKGFIAKKGIGGKRAMRVYPPWDHVESKQAKATQSWQLQFFFEVRPNPNTIKIRELFC, via the coding sequence ATGCCTTCTGATCTTCTTGGTGCACAAGAAGTAGCTTATCTGCCCTGCGGCCTCTTTTTAAAAAATTTTGAGCGAGAGCAAGAAAGCCAAGAATACGATGCAAGTCGTTTTAAAATCAACGATAAAATAATTCAGTTTCGAAGTGCAAAAATCACCCCAACAAAAATTGGTCAATTCGTTACCTTCTGGAAAAGAATTGGAAATGGCCCAATTATCCCCTTTGACCTAGCAGATCCGGTAGATATTTTTGTTGTAAGTGTCCGTTTTGGAGAACTTCTTGGGCAATTTGCTTTCCCAAAAACGGTATTGCATCAAAAAGGATTTATTGCAAAAAAAGGAATTGGCGGAAAGCGAGCGATGCGCGTTTATCCGCCATGGGATCATGTCGAAAGCAAGCAAGCGAAAGCAACACAAAGCTGGCAACTTCAATTTTTTTTCGAAGTACGGCCAAATCCCAATACAATAAAGATCAGAGAATTATTTTGTTAA
- a CDS encoding DUF202 domain-containing protein translates to MKNRELSMEMLAEERTLLAAERTFSAWLRTALAAMAGGIAILRLITFKTDFHKIIAHITGETLILWGFIIIILSALDYKKTRRKLDIAKSYKSSSLGFIIIVVPLIIMSALLIWVTLP, encoded by the coding sequence ATGAAGAATCGTGAACTAAGTATGGAAATGCTAGCAGAAGAAAGAACGCTACTCGCAGCGGAGCGTACCTTTAGCGCATGGTTGAGAACAGCTCTTGCCGCTATGGCGGGCGGTATTGCAATTCTGCGATTAATTACATTCAAAACAGATTTTCATAAAATCATCGCGCACATCACGGGCGAAACACTTATTCTTTGGGGATTTATAATTATTATTTTATCCGCGCTAGACTACAAAAAAACACGCCGAAAGCTAGATATTGCCAAAAGTTATAAAAGCTCATCATTAGGTTTTATAATTATTGTTGTACCGCTTATTATTATGTCAGCATTGCTTATATGGGTTACATTACCGTAA
- a CDS encoding VIT1/CCC1 transporter family protein, with protein MPQTPHIEKHFTASDTVRDIVIGMSDGLTVPFALAAGLSGAVDSTTIVITAGLAEMAAGSIAMGLGGYLAAKSDAEHYATEELREYSEIEKMAAVEKLEVKKILMNYGLASDQALTIVEALNKRPKDYVDFMMRFELGLEKPNPKRALKSAITIALSYIAGGMVPLLPYMLMSSAKKALPISAIFTLIALFIFGYIKGHFTSVRPVRGAIQTTIIGALAAAAAFVIARLVG; from the coding sequence ATGCCACAAACTCCGCATATCGAAAAACACTTCACGGCGAGCGATACGGTGCGCGATATCGTCATAGGAATGTCTGACGGATTAACGGTTCCATTTGCCTTGGCAGCGGGCCTTTCTGGCGCCGTTGATTCTACAACCATTGTCATAACTGCGGGGCTTGCAGAAATGGCGGCAGGCTCGATAGCTATGGGATTAGGAGGTTATTTAGCCGCAAAAAGTGATGCAGAACATTATGCTACCGAAGAACTTCGTGAGTATAGTGAAATTGAAAAGATGGCAGCGGTGGAGAAGCTCGAAGTAAAGAAAATACTTATGAATTACGGTTTGGCATCAGACCAAGCATTGACTATTGTAGAAGCGCTGAACAAGCGGCCAAAAGACTATGTTGATTTTATGATGCGGTTCGAGTTGGGTCTTGAAAAACCCAATCCAAAGCGTGCGCTCAAGAGTGCAATTACGATAGCTTTGTCATATATCGCAGGAGGTATGGTTCCTCTCTTGCCTTATATGCTAATGAGCAGTGCAAAAAAAGCGTTGCCAATCTCTGCTATTTTTACACTTATAGCGTTATTTATTTTTGGTTATATTAAAGGGCACTTTACGAGCGTTAGGCCAGTTCGGGGAGCGATTCAAACAACCATCATTGGTGCGTTGGCGGCTGCAGCAGCGTTCGTTATCGCTCGCTTAGTTGGATAA